In Pongo abelii isolate AG06213 chromosome 5, NHGRI_mPonAbe1-v2.0_pri, whole genome shotgun sequence, the DNA window CCACTCTACAGGGTCCTGCTTAGACTAGAAGGCAGACAAAGTGATTCCAAGGGCTGCAGGCCATCCTCTCCTTCTCTATATGAACTCAGGGCCTCCTAGGCTGCCACATGGTGCTGTGTAGGTTGTTAACTGTACAACTCTGGGGAGCACTATTTGTGACCTAGTCTACATGGATGTTGCCCTGAAGTTGTCCAGTGTGGGACCTGCACAGCTGTATTTGGTGGCACTAACCCAGGAGGCCCTCCCATTTCTAAGGCCTTCTGTCCTCTAATAACCCCAGCGCTGGAGAGAGCTAGGATACTGAAAGTTTGTAGTAGTACTGACATCCCCATAGCAACCCAGTGTGATGTCATAAACGGGGGATTAGCACATTCTAATGCCCAATCAGCAGGCCTCTACCCTCCTTGCCCCTTTGCTAAGGGCCCTACAGGGGAGgaaagaggctgaggttggcaaAGAAGGCCACGGAAGAAGCAAAGACTGCAGCAGGGGTGGACTGATGGGGGTGGATGCTTAAGCTGGCAGGGAATGGAACAGACAGCCAAGGTGCACCCTAGCTTTCCTGAACGCAGAACGCTCAGGTTGTTCACACCCAGGCTTGCTTACCGGTTGAGCTGCGGTTTGCTCTTCGGAACAACTCCTTCAGGAAGCCGAGGCCTGTGATTTGGTAATAGACCTGAGTGGGGGGAAGAGGGGATAGTGTTTGCAGCTCCCTCTGCAGCTCTGAGGGGGTCAGAGGGAAAGCCCAAGGGAGCGGGAAGGTTGGCATTGGGTGGTGAGTATAATTAACACTCTGGATATCCACTTTTCTTCCAGGAGGGGCTGAAACATGGGGCAGCTGGGTGGGGAGAGAGTGCCTGCAGCCCTCTGCCCCTCTTGGTCCCCAGGGCCTTCTACCTGCTCGGTGGGCCATCTTCACACACTCCTCGATCTTGCGGTGTTCTTCCTGGCATAGGCCTGTGATCTTTCGGGGCAGCATGCCTCCATGAGGCCGGATGAACTGGCTAAGCAGCAGAACATCCTAGTGGAAACCGAAAATAGGGGATGAGGGTCAGCTGGGCTTGCTTTTGATGCTGGGAAGCTAGGGCTTCATGGTCTACAGGGGGAGCTGATGTCTCCTGGGAACCTGGCTGAGATCACTTCCTCCACACAGAGCTTTGCACATGGGTCTGCTACCTTCACCCAACAAAGGTTAATCCCAACTTAGTAAGATTTTCTGTACCCCATTACCAACCCCAACAGCTCCCAGCTTctctatgagattttttttttttttttttttgaggcaagggctcactctgttgcccaggctggagtgcagtggtgcagtcttgggtcactgcaatctctgcctctcaatctcttgctcaagtgatcctcccacctcagcctcctgagtagctgggactacaggtgtgtgccaccacgcctggctaatttttatagagatagggtctcgctatgttgcccaggctggttttgaactcccgggctcaagcaatctgcccgcctctgcctcccagagttctgggattgcaggtgtgcaccccTACACCCAGCCTCGTGAGATCATCTTCTGATAGACTAGGTTAGAGAACAGAAACTCTTCAAGAAGTGTCACCAATCTTTTATGTACCTGAAGCATCTTTCTTGGACAAAATGTCTGCTCAGGTAGGGTTAGGAGACATGCCATATGTTTCCACACAAGAGGAAAAACCTGTAACATTTTAGACCTTAAAGTCTATATACCACAAGCCAGAGTATATGCAAACAGCCCCTCCACCTCCTGCCATTCCCTCTGAAGTGCGAGGAAGGCATAAAAGCCAAGGAGGAGGGAACCAGGGTTGTGAAGTTTAATCTCACATGATCTAGGCCCCCTGTGACCAGATCTGAATGGATTCTTGGGCTTCCTTCAGACCATCACATGCCCACCAGGCTGCTTGGGACAGGTCAAAGGAACAGATAAACAGAGCCAGAATCAAGACAAGGGACCACCTCCCTGCCAGGTCTAAAATGTTACAATTcccagactgcttgagcccaggagttcgagaccagcctgagcaacatagcaagacccctctgTCATAGAATGGCTTAAGAGGTTAAAGAAAACTCACGATTCCCCTCCCTGCAAGGGCCTGGCATGCCAATCTTAGCAGTCAAGTTCCAGAAACCAACTTGCTGCCCTGGCAGGCACCTTGCTGCATAACCGCAGATTTGTTTTAATCACTGGACAGTTCCTGAGGGACCCAGGCCTTCAATTCCCACCCCTGTACTTTTCAGAATCTGATGAAAAGAACTTGGATTGGATTAATCCAGGGCTAATCAATTGGGCTGGAGGCCCCAGCCCTCCACCATAGGCTGCCAAGCAAGCTAACAGCTTTGTGCAGCTCAGGCTAATGGTGCTCTGAGTGGAAAGGGGTAAGAGGAAAAACAACTTTAGCCTTTACATCAGACGGGATTAGATTTCTTCTGCTGGAGAGAGCCAAGTATGTTTCCTGGAAAAGGCTGGTAGGAAGAGTGCCCTACGGTGGTTGGGCGGGTGTGGGGTTTGCTTTTCTATCAGCAGCTGAGGTTCCAAGGATGCCCACAACCCCACTAACTTCCGCATGGTGAGCGGCTGGGAACACTGCCCCTTGCCTGTGTGCCTGCTTTCTGTTACTCCAGGCGGCCATCAGGAGAAGGGCCCCAGGACAGAAAGAACCCCCCCAACCCCTCAGGGTGGCCTCAAGCCAAGGCTTCCAGCCCACGAGATTAGTTGGGTCACTCTGTTCAGATCCCACGGGCATGTGGCTTCTCCTGCTCTTATCACCTGACCAGGATCTCTGCTTTTAGCCATCCTATTCCACAAAGGGGCACAGGGACAACCTGCAGGTCAAACTGGCCCAGAGCCTGAATCACCTGAAACCCAAAAATAGGGTGCTTCAAGTCACCTGTGAGAGCTCTGAAGAACAAGTCAGGATTTCTCCAGGGCTGTGTCCTTAGTCCCACACCCTCCCCATCTCTGGGGAGGAGGTAGTGTAGTTATTAGGAGCACAGGATCTGCCTGGGCTTTCGTCCCTGGAGTTTGTATCCCAGCTCTGATACTGGCTGGGGGATCTGAGGCAAGTTCACAAACTTCTCCATGTCTCaaatttcctcgtctgtaaaatgaggatgaaacTAGTACATacttcatagggttattgtgaaaaCTAAGTGAATTAAAACAGGTAAGTACTCGGTGCCCGACAGAGTATGCACTCAATGTTAGCTGTTGTTATTATTCACTACTGTCTTTTTTCCCTGGAAATGACTGCACTAGAAGAGCTTGAGCaatcaggtatctttatagctcCAATACAGAACGACAAGGTAACGTGTTCCCAGATCACAGTGAGAACCAAGAGCCTGTTCAAATACACCCTCATCATAAAAGAGGAAAGCCAAACCCAGATCATGATTCCATCCCACAAGAGTACAACCCCTGCGAGCTGAGTTAAGGGCCCTAGTGGTCTGAGGCACAACCAGACCACAAACCCAATCAGCGGCTCTCAACCCTGGTTGCACATTAGAACCACGGGAGAGCATTGAAAAAATGCTCAGGCCCCACCCCCCGAGGCTGATTCCACACCGTGACCTCAGTCTCCTAGGCTACCAAAGATGGTGATCGGTCTTCTTCAGAGGGAGAGCTGCGGTGAATGAGACCACATCTATGAAGTGGCTTGGGAGGACCTGGTGGAGCCCatgcatcattattttttaaagttccccaggtgattctaatgtgcagccagggttgagaacaaCTGGACAAAATGCTCCCATCTCTGGTGGTTCCATGAAATGCAGCAGTAGCTACAGCGGGGGCATGCTGCTCCAGTTAACCAGGGAATCTGAGAACTTCATGACACACAGAACCGAGTGTCTCTGTACCCAGACTCACGTCATAGTTATACTTGTGCTTCAGGTTCCAACGGCAGATGGGGCACTGGCCAGAGGGGTTAGGAGGATTTGGACTCTCCTTGGGAGTTGCTGTGATACGGCCTTCAATCTAGGAGACAGAGAAAGTGAGCCAGTGTGAGAGACAGGGCCTGCATGGAGCCACATTATCTTTGCACAAACCCCAAAATGATGGGAATGCTGGTGAAAGTTTACCTTGGGGGTTCTTGTGGGAGTAGCTAAGAGGTTTTTCTGCCTGAACTGTGGTTTTTATTCTGTAGTTGCTGTATGCTAGGCCTTGAGATAGCTACAGGGATGTGGTTTGGTGGCCTAAAGGGGTAATGGAAACCATCTGAACTTAATACCAGTggcaagagggagagaggggttTGCTGTATCAATTGAATGCTACCTTTCcttcctcaaaagaaaaaacaaaggcacCAGAACACTATACTTTTTCCCCTCCCTGGCTTTTGGGGGAAAGTAATACATGCACATGGTAAAAAGTTTTAAGTGGCACAGGGATATAGAGTCCAAAGAAAGCCTCCCTCCCATCCCACATGTCCTCCTAGCGGGAAACTGCAGTTCCCAGCTTTATCTTACAGAGCTAAGGCTATGCCAATGGGTCTCAACCAGAGGTGATTTTGCTCCCCaggggacatctggcaatgtctggaggcatttttaATTGTCACGACTGGGGGAGGGAGTGCTACTGCATCTAGCAGGGATGTTCTAACCATCCTCCACTGCACAGGACAGCCCTCACAACAAAGACTTACTCAGCCCCAAATGCCAGGAATAGCAAGGCTGAAAAAACCTGGGCTGTGCCATATAAGCAGATATGTGTGCACTCCTTCTctctttacaaaagaaagaaagaaaaaactaacaCAATACAGATGGGAGGATACATTTCCCTGTCATGCTCCTTGCTTTTATCATTTTGGATGCCACCTTTTAAACCCTGCTGAGGCCAAGTGTGAAATGACCTCCCTATCACTGCCGTATCCTGTGATACAGCCTTGGAATTACTAAGCGCAATAAACCAACGATCTGGGAATTAGCTCCAATTGCAAGAGGGGAGTTTAGAAAGCCTGGCTGACTGAGGCTGTGGGTTATGAGAGTGAGGCTGGGACGGGTCTGAGAGGCTTTGGGAGGGAAGCAACACTGTTTCCCGGGGGAGAAGTGGCACAGGGGAAAGGGGCTGGAAGTACTACTTGGCTGTGCAGGGCACTGCTACCCTCCTTCTGCCATGGCAATCATAACTATGCCAGAAACTGAGCTGTTAGAGAAAATTCGCAAGTACATGGTAGGCCTTGGGAGGTAGGTTGCAgtgggttgggggttggggggtggggagagctaacatttattgactcCCCATTATATGTGTGGCTCAGTGCTAAGAATGGTTCACATATATTAGTTCACTTAACCTCCAGAATCTAGTGAGGTAGGTGTCTGATCTTATTTCCTAGGGGAGAGAATAATATCCAGTCAGCCATGGCCATGCCGCTAAAGGCATGGATGGGCTCTTCCCTCCCCTGAGGGCTCTCAGAGGCTACAATGCCTCCACATCTATTCTACAAACAGCAGACTCATGCCCCACATGAAAAACGCTCTTTATACTCAAAAGTCAGATGTATTTCTCTCCTCCAGCATGGAGTTTATAGAGTGAATGCTTGTTTTGGCTTTGAATCAAGGAGCCTAAAAGGTACCCTAAGGGGATTGCGGGGGGGTCC includes these proteins:
- the MRPS18A gene encoding large ribosomal subunit protein mL66; this encodes MAALKALVSGCGRFFRGLLAGPAATSWSRLPARGFREVVEIQEGKTTIIEGRITATPKESPNPPNPSGQCPICRWNLKHKYNYDDVLLLSQFIRPHGGMLPRKITGLCQEEHRKIEECVKMAHRAGLLPNHRPRLPEGVVPKSKPQLNRYLTRWAPGSVKPIYKKGPRWNRVRMPVGSPLLRDNVCYSGTPWKLYH